A single window of Dermacentor albipictus isolate Rhodes 1998 colony chromosome 1, USDA_Dalb.pri_finalv2, whole genome shotgun sequence DNA harbors:
- the LOC135915091 gene encoding V-type proton ATPase subunit E-like: protein MAGRSGEMDVSKPIKHMLAFIEQEANEKVQEIDAKAEEEFNTEKGRLIQEQRILIMDSFSKKQKQVERQRKIQSSHVKNAARLRLLGAMNEHVTKVLVEAKSYLGQISRQGEHYQSVLEKLVLQGLLRIMKEDVMVICRKKDVALAKPVVDSAAKKFRDITKLKVKVSVDPKNFLPDPCFGGVVLAASGGRVILSNTLESRLELISQRMLPDIRLGLFGKNPRRKYYD from the exons ATGGCTGGCAGGTCGGGCGAAATGGACGTCTCCAAGCCTATCAAGCACATGTTGGCCTTCATCGAGCAAGAGGCCAACGAGAAG GTCCAAGAGATCGACGCCAAGGCCGAGGAGGAGTTCAACACGGAGAAGGGCCGTCTCATCCAGGAACAGCGCATCCTCATCATGGACTCGTTCTCCAAGAAGCAGAAGCAGGTCGAGCGCCAGCGCAAGATCCAGAGCTCGCACGTGAAGAACGCGGCGCGGCTGCGGCTCCTGGGCGCCATGAACGAGCACGTGACCAAGGTGCTCGTAGAGGCCAAGTCCTACCTCGGGCAGATCTCGAGACAGGGCGAGCACTACCAGTCAGTTCTCGAGAAGCTCGTGCTGCAG GGCCTCTTGAGAATCATGAAAGAGGACGTGATGGTGATCTGCCGCAAGAAAGACGTGGCCCTCGCGAAGCCAGTGGTGGACAGCGCGGCCAAGAAGTTCCGGGACATCACCAAGCTGAAGGTCAAGGTGTCCGTAGACCCGAAGAACTTCCTGCCGGATCCCTGCTTCGGCGGCGTGGTGCTGGCCGCGTCCGGGGGCCGCGTGATCCTCTCGAACACGCTCGAGAGCCGGCTGGAGCTCATCTCGCAGCGCATGCTGCCCGACATCAGGTTGGGCCTCTTCGGCAAGAACCCCCGCCGCAAGTACTACGACTAG